A part of Acipenser ruthenus chromosome 50, fAciRut3.2 maternal haplotype, whole genome shotgun sequence genomic DNA contains:
- the LOC117409864 gene encoding zinc finger protein 883-like isoform X2: MSDARDRVKMESVPIKEELPELELVPIRLVFSGLPSLPMKQEMPCDSIKPEVSGIKDESNELEIPQTAGPGPIKEEVLEMQPLSRSMCDAMDSVKTESDPIKEELPELEVVPITLLSALASLPIKQELCEIMPCSGIKPEGCAGIKAEPSELEICQTEEPVSLKAAPPVLGPVRLRACSVVLKRICLRVQGAGAGASSPNSMRGCGKEDGGSSHSECSPAGSRIAAKARASSDCGNGVTKSGGFRILQRTRRGKKPYLCSDCGKSFSWSENLATHQRIHTGEKPFHCSDCGKSFSHSATLVIHQRIHTGEKPYQCSDCGKGFSHLGDLVKHRRVHTGEKPYRCSDCGKRFSHSATLVIHQRIHTGEKPYRCSECGKGFSHLGDLVKHCRVHTGEKPYQCSDCGMRFNQSGHLKTHQRTHTGEKPYRSDCGQSFSRSGNLASHQRIHTGEKPYHCSDCGKRFSHSAALVIHHRIHTGEKPYQCSDCGMRFNQSGHLKTHQRTHTGEKPYRCDCGKTFSSSTNLVSHQRIHTGVKPYHCSDCKKSFIQSGDLVKHQRVHTGEKPYHCSDCGKGFSSSGYLVVHKRLHTGEKPYGCSDCGTRFNQSGHLKTHQRTHTGVKPYHCSGCGKSYSDSRDFVKHQRIHT; encoded by the exons ATGTCTGATGCCAGGGATCGTGTGAAAATGGAATCTGTCCccattaaagaggagctccctgagcttgaactggtccccattagactggTTTTCTCCGGATTGCCTTCCCTCCCCATGAAACAGGAGATGCCATGTGACAGCATCAAGCCAGAGGTGTCTGGTATTAAAGATGAGAGCAATGAactggagatcccccagacagcaggaccaggtcccattaaagaagaggtgctggaaatg CAGCCACTAAGCAGAAGCATGTGtgatgccatggacagtgtgaagactGAATCTGAcccgattaaagaggagctccctgaaCTTGAAGTGGTCCCCATTACACTGTTATCTgcactggcttccctccccattaaacaggagctctgtgagatcaTGCCATGCAGTGGCATCAAGCCAGAGGGGTGTGCTGGGATTAAAGCTGAACCCAGTGAATTGGAGATCTGCCAGACAGAAGAACCCGTTTCCTTGAAAGCAGCCCCCCCTGTGCTGGGTCCTGTACGCCTGCGGGCGTGTAGCGTGGTGCTGAAGAGAATCTGCCTGAGAGTGCAGGGCGCTGGAGCGGGAGCcagctctcccaacagcatgcgaggatgtggaaaggaagacgggggGAGCTCCCATTCAGAGTGCAGTCCAGCAG gttccagaaTAGCAGCTAAAGCAAGGGCGAGCAGTGACTGTGGGAATGGTGTCACCAAGTCAGGAGGTTTTAGAATACTCCAGCGAACGCGCAGAGGAAAGAAACcgtatctctgctctgactgtgggaagagtttcagttggtCAGAAAACCTTgcaacacaccagcgaattcacacaggagaaaaaccatttcactgctctgactgtgggaagagtttcagtcattcagcAACCCTTgtaatacaccagcgaattcatacaggagaaaaaccgtatcagtgctctgactgtgggaaggggTTCAGTCACTTAGGAGATCTTGTAAAACACCGGCGTgtacacacaggagagaaaccgtatcgctgctctgactgtgggaagaggtttagTCATTCAGCAACCCTTgtaatacaccagcgaattcatacaggagaaaaaccgtatcgCTGTTCTGAATGTGGGAAAGGGTTCAGTCACTTGGGAGATCTTGTAAAACACTGccgtgttcacacaggagagaaaccgtatcagtgttctgactgtgggatgaggtttaatcagtcaggacaccttaaaacacaccagcgaacacacacaggagagaaaccatatcgctcTGACTGTGGgcagagtttcagtcggtcaggaaACCTTGCAtctcaccagcgaattcacacaggagagaaaccatatcactgttctgactgtgggaagaggtttagTCATTCGGCAGCCCTTGTAATACACCatcgaattcacactggagagaaaccatatcagtgttctgactgtgggatgaggtttaatcagtcaggacaccttaaaacacaccagcgaacacacacaggagagaaaccgtatcgctgtgACTGTGGGAAGACGTTCAGTTCATCAACAAATCTTgtatcacaccagcgaattcacacaggagtcAAACCATATCACTGTTCAGACTGTAAgaagagtttcattcagtcaggagaTCTTGTAAAacaccagcgtgttcacacaggagagaaaccatatcactgttctgattGTGGGAAGGGTTTCAGTTCGTCAGGATACCTTGTTGTACACAAACgacttcacacaggagagaaaccatatggcTGTTCTGATTGTGGGACGAGGTTTAATCAGTCAGGacaccttaaaacacaccagcgaactcacacaggagtgaaaccgtatcactgttctggtTGCGGGAAGAGTTACAGTGATTCAAGAGACTTTgtaaaacaccagcgaattcacacatgA
- the LOC117409864 gene encoding zinc finger protein 883-like isoform X1: MTGLLSRTPMSDARDRVKMESVPIKEELPELELVPIRLVFSGLPSLPMKQEMPCDSIKPEVSGIKDESNELEIPQTAGPGPIKEEVLEMQPLSRSMCDAMDSVKTESDPIKEELPELEVVPITLLSALASLPIKQELCEIMPCSGIKPEGCAGIKAEPSELEICQTEEPVSLKAAPPVLGPVRLRACSVVLKRICLRVQGAGAGASSPNSMRGCGKEDGGSSHSECSPAGSRIAAKARASSDCGNGVTKSGGFRILQRTRRGKKPYLCSDCGKSFSWSENLATHQRIHTGEKPFHCSDCGKSFSHSATLVIHQRIHTGEKPYQCSDCGKGFSHLGDLVKHRRVHTGEKPYRCSDCGKRFSHSATLVIHQRIHTGEKPYRCSECGKGFSHLGDLVKHCRVHTGEKPYQCSDCGMRFNQSGHLKTHQRTHTGEKPYRSDCGQSFSRSGNLASHQRIHTGEKPYHCSDCGKRFSHSAALVIHHRIHTGEKPYQCSDCGMRFNQSGHLKTHQRTHTGEKPYRCDCGKTFSSSTNLVSHQRIHTGVKPYHCSDCKKSFIQSGDLVKHQRVHTGEKPYHCSDCGKGFSSSGYLVVHKRLHTGEKPYGCSDCGTRFNQSGHLKTHQRTHTGVKPYHCSGCGKSYSDSRDFVKHQRIHT, translated from the exons ctaCTCAGCAGAACCCCCATGTCTGATGCCAGGGATCGTGTGAAAATGGAATCTGTCCccattaaagaggagctccctgagcttgaactggtccccattagactggTTTTCTCCGGATTGCCTTCCCTCCCCATGAAACAGGAGATGCCATGTGACAGCATCAAGCCAGAGGTGTCTGGTATTAAAGATGAGAGCAATGAactggagatcccccagacagcaggaccaggtcccattaaagaagaggtgctggaaatg CAGCCACTAAGCAGAAGCATGTGtgatgccatggacagtgtgaagactGAATCTGAcccgattaaagaggagctccctgaaCTTGAAGTGGTCCCCATTACACTGTTATCTgcactggcttccctccccattaaacaggagctctgtgagatcaTGCCATGCAGTGGCATCAAGCCAGAGGGGTGTGCTGGGATTAAAGCTGAACCCAGTGAATTGGAGATCTGCCAGACAGAAGAACCCGTTTCCTTGAAAGCAGCCCCCCCTGTGCTGGGTCCTGTACGCCTGCGGGCGTGTAGCGTGGTGCTGAAGAGAATCTGCCTGAGAGTGCAGGGCGCTGGAGCGGGAGCcagctctcccaacagcatgcgaggatgtggaaaggaagacgggggGAGCTCCCATTCAGAGTGCAGTCCAGCAG gttccagaaTAGCAGCTAAAGCAAGGGCGAGCAGTGACTGTGGGAATGGTGTCACCAAGTCAGGAGGTTTTAGAATACTCCAGCGAACGCGCAGAGGAAAGAAACcgtatctctgctctgactgtgggaagagtttcagttggtCAGAAAACCTTgcaacacaccagcgaattcacacaggagaaaaaccatttcactgctctgactgtgggaagagtttcagtcattcagcAACCCTTgtaatacaccagcgaattcatacaggagaaaaaccgtatcagtgctctgactgtgggaaggggTTCAGTCACTTAGGAGATCTTGTAAAACACCGGCGTgtacacacaggagagaaaccgtatcgctgctctgactgtgggaagaggtttagTCATTCAGCAACCCTTgtaatacaccagcgaattcatacaggagaaaaaccgtatcgCTGTTCTGAATGTGGGAAAGGGTTCAGTCACTTGGGAGATCTTGTAAAACACTGccgtgttcacacaggagagaaaccgtatcagtgttctgactgtgggatgaggtttaatcagtcaggacaccttaaaacacaccagcgaacacacacaggagagaaaccatatcgctcTGACTGTGGgcagagtttcagtcggtcaggaaACCTTGCAtctcaccagcgaattcacacaggagagaaaccatatcactgttctgactgtgggaagaggtttagTCATTCGGCAGCCCTTGTAATACACCatcgaattcacactggagagaaaccatatcagtgttctgactgtgggatgaggtttaatcagtcaggacaccttaaaacacaccagcgaacacacacaggagagaaaccgtatcgctgtgACTGTGGGAAGACGTTCAGTTCATCAACAAATCTTgtatcacaccagcgaattcacacaggagtcAAACCATATCACTGTTCAGACTGTAAgaagagtttcattcagtcaggagaTCTTGTAAAacaccagcgtgttcacacaggagagaaaccatatcactgttctgattGTGGGAAGGGTTTCAGTTCGTCAGGATACCTTGTTGTACACAAACgacttcacacaggagagaaaccatatggcTGTTCTGATTGTGGGACGAGGTTTAATCAGTCAGGacaccttaaaacacaccagcgaactcacacaggagtgaaaccgtatcactgttctggtTGCGGGAAGAGTTACAGTGATTCAAGAGACTTTgtaaaacaccagcgaattcacacatgA